From the genome of Bradyrhizobium sp. G127:
TTAACCGGAGCCTTCATCGGTGCTGGCCTGCGGCAACATGCTTTGCGATGTCGACAAAGATGCCGTTGGCATGCTCCGGATCGAGCGGCTTGCCACCGCTGAAAGCGGCATAGAGATCCGGGTCCGGCAGTTCAAGGAGCCCCTCGAGATCGGCCACGGCCGCATCGGACAGTTCCCCGATATGCACATCGGCGAATCCACCGAGGATAAGGTCCATCTCGCGTGTGCCGCGGTGCCAGCAGCGGTAAAGCAAGCGCTTGCGCCGGTCGTCCAGGCCGTCGCTCGATCGTGTCGTTCCCGTCATGTCCCGTATTCTTTCCAACGCCGAAAGCCCGGACATGCCGGGCGAGGTTGATATAGCCATCGGGACTGGCTGTGTCAGCATTTCTCTCGTCTTGCATTCGGGATATGCAAAAGCAGCCCTCCAACGAGTCGCCGCATGCGCCCTGCACTGCTCAATCCGCTGTTCGCGCCCGTGACGAGCCTCACAGGCGTGGGGCCGAAACAAGACAAGATGTTTCGCTATCTGCTCGCGCGCGCGGAGACGCCGCGACTGGTGGACCTGCTGTTGCATCTGCCCACGAACGTGATCGACCGCCGCGCGCGGCCGAAAATCCGCGATGCCGTTCCGGGAACCGTGGTCACCCTCGAAGTGACCATCGACCGTCATCGTCCCGCACCGCCAGGCCGTTCCAAGGCGCCGCATCTGGTTTATGCCAACGACGAAACCGGCGACGTTGTCCTCACCTATTTCCGCGCCAAGCCCGACTACATCGAGAAGCTGCTGCCGAAGGGC
Proteins encoded in this window:
- a CDS encoding succinate dehydrogenase assembly factor 2, whose product is MTGTTRSSDGLDDRRKRLLYRCWHRGTREMDLILGGFADVHIGELSDAAVADLEGLLELPDPDLYAAFSGGKPLDPEHANGIFVDIAKHVAAGQHR